The following are encoded together in the Chloroflexota bacterium genome:
- a CDS encoding MDR family MFS transporter translates to MTTKPANPPADPRQPNAGPESTHQADPEPLPRRHIVLTMGGLMLAMFLASLDQTIVSTAMPRIVADLGGFDRFTWVTTAYLVASTTVVPIAGRLSDLYGRKAFFLGGICIFLVGSVLAGLSQSMNQLIAFRAIQGIGGGNIMAMSLITVGDLFSPAERGKYQGVVAGVFGISSVIGPTLGGFITDSLSWNWVFYVNMPLGLPVVALFIRFFPNIRPAGRMHRLDYAGMALLVLIVVPLLIGLSLGGVQYEWFSLQVIGVLAFAAVMTLVFVVVERRASDPIMPLSIYSNRAVSVSLVAVFLTGFGMFGSIIFIPLFFQGVLGASATSSGSFLTPMMLGMVVAAGLSGQALSRLGGHYRMQGLVGIVVMGVGIALISRMTADTSFGQAVASIVITGIGLGITFPSFTIAVQNAIPPNQLGAATAATQFYRSVGGALGLAVLGSYMANRFATGLDDALPPPIRQALPEGQLAEMSNNPQALVNPEALDQLQTAFADRGPQGAAMLEQLLTALRETLASAIGDVFLVVTVALAVAFVVTIFLKEVPLRTRRPGVRPD, encoded by the coding sequence GTGACAACCAAGCCCGCCAATCCGCCGGCCGATCCGCGGCAGCCGAACGCCGGCCCGGAATCCACCCACCAGGCGGACCCGGAGCCGCTCCCTCGCCGGCATATCGTCTTGACCATGGGCGGGCTCATGCTCGCCATGTTTCTGGCGTCGCTGGACCAGACGATCGTCAGCACGGCCATGCCGCGCATCGTCGCCGACCTGGGCGGCTTCGACCGGTTTACCTGGGTCACCACGGCCTATCTGGTCGCATCCACCACCGTGGTGCCCATCGCCGGGCGGTTGTCGGATCTCTACGGGCGCAAGGCGTTCTTCCTCGGCGGCATCTGCATCTTCCTGGTTGGGTCGGTGCTGGCCGGCCTGAGCCAGTCGATGAACCAGCTCATCGCCTTCCGCGCCATCCAGGGCATCGGCGGCGGCAACATCATGGCCATGTCCCTGATCACCGTGGGCGATCTCTTCTCGCCCGCGGAGCGCGGCAAGTACCAAGGCGTCGTGGCCGGAGTCTTCGGCATCTCGTCGGTGATCGGCCCCACCCTGGGCGGCTTCATCACCGACAGCCTGTCGTGGAACTGGGTCTTCTACGTCAACATGCCCCTGGGCCTGCCGGTGGTTGCCCTGTTCATTCGCTTCTTCCCCAACATCCGGCCGGCGGGACGGATGCATCGGCTGGACTACGCCGGCATGGCGCTCTTGGTCCTGATCGTGGTGCCGCTGCTCATCGGCCTGTCGTTGGGCGGCGTTCAGTACGAATGGTTCTCGCTCCAGGTCATCGGCGTCCTCGCCTTCGCCGCCGTGATGACCCTGGTCTTCGTGGTGGTGGAGCGGCGGGCGAGCGACCCCATCATGCCGCTGAGCATCTACTCCAACCGCGCCGTGAGCGTCTCACTCGTCGCGGTATTCCTGACCGGATTCGGCATGTTCGGGTCCATCATCTTCATTCCGCTGTTCTTCCAGGGCGTGTTGGGGGCGTCGGCGACCAGCAGCGGCTCGTTCCTCACGCCGATGATGCTGGGCATGGTGGTGGCCGCCGGGCTTTCCGGCCAGGCCCTCTCACGCCTGGGCGGGCACTACCGAATGCAAGGCCTGGTAGGCATCGTCGTCATGGGAGTTGGCATTGCGCTCATCTCCCGCATGACCGCCGATACGTCGTTCGGACAGGCGGTGGCGAGCATTGTCATCACGGGCATCGGGCTCGGCATCACCTTCCCCAGCTTCACCATCGCGGTGCAGAACGCCATCCCGCCCAATCAGCTCGGCGCCGCAACTGCGGCGACGCAGTTCTATCGCTCCGTGGGCGGCGCCTTGGGCCTGGCGGTGCTCGGGTCATACATGGCCAACCGCTTCGCGACGGGGCTCGACGACGCGCTGCCACCGCCGATTCGGCAGGCGCTGCCCGAGGGCCAGCTCGCCGAGATGTCCAACAATCCGCAGGCGCTGGTGAATCCCGAGGCCCTGGATCAGCTCCAGACCGCGTTCGCCGACCGCGGGCCGCAGGGCGCCGCGATGCTAGAGCAGCTGCTCACGGCCCTGCGCGAGACGCTGGCGTCGGCCATCGGCGACGTATTCCTGGTGGTGACCGTGGCGCTGGCCGTCGCATTCGTGGTGACGATCTTTCTCAAGGAAGTCCCATTGCGCACGCGCAGGCCGGGAGTGCGACCTGACTGA